The genomic interval ACTGGTGCAGGAAGTCTATCTCGGCCACGAATTCCGACTATGAAATGCGCCATTGAATGGGATAGACCAGTTAAATTCCGTTATAATCAGGCATAGAATTTGCTTTAGAAAGGCGCATCGTCGCCTCGTAGTGATTGACGCGAATGCTTCGGCAAATATGGTGCTTCCTACAATATGAAACCATCGCTAGTCCTTAAGATGGGTCAGCAGCTGACGATGACTCCGCAGCTGCAACAAGCCATCCGTCTGCTTCAACTGTCGACCCTGGATCTGCAACAGGAAGTCCAGGAGGCCCTCGACTCCAATCCCATGCTGGAACGTCAGGAAGACGCAGAGGACTACGACAGCCCGGATATGCTGGGCGAGCATGGCGACCAGTCGACAATCGATACCGCATCCGGCTCTTACCAGGAAAGCTATGAAAGCGTAACGGCCAGCGAGGATGGCGGCAGCCTCGAGGATGGCGACTGGCACGAGCGCATTCCCAACGAACTGCCGGTGGATACCGTTTGGGAAGACATTTACCAGACCAGTGCCAGCAGCCTGCCGAGCAGCGATGAAGACGAGTGGGACTTCACCACCCGCACCTCCACGGGCGAGAGCCTGCAGAGCCATCTGCTCTGGCAGCTCAACCTGGCCCCGATGTCGGATACCGACCGCCTGATTGCCGTCACCCTGATCGACAGTATCAACAGCGACGGCTATCTGGAGGCCTCTCCGGAGGAAATCCTTGCCTCCCTGGATCCGGAGCTGGGTATCGAACTCGACGAAGTGGAAATGGTGCTGCGCCGCATCCAGCAGTTCGAGCCGGCGGGGGTCGCCGCCCGCGATCTCAGCGAGTCGCTGCTGCTGCAACTGCGTCAGCTGCCGCTCGACACCCCCTGGCTGGAAGAGGCGCAACGACTGGCCAAGGACTATCTCGATCTGCTGGGCAACCGCGACTTCACCCAACTGATGCGACGCATGAAACTCAAGGAAGAGGAGCTGCGCCCGGTGATCGAGTTGATTCAGAGCCTGAATCCTCGTCCCGGCGCCCAGATCGAGGCGAGCGAGCCCGAATACGTGGTGCCCGATGTCATCGTGCGCAAGCACAATGACCGCTGGCTGGTGGAGCTCAACCAGGAGGCCGTGCCGCGCCTGCGCATCAACCCCCATTATGCCGGTTTCATCAGACGTGCCGATGCCAGCGCCGACAACACCTTCATGCGCAACCAGCTGCAGGAGGCACGCTGGTTCATCAAGAGCCTGCAGAGTCGCAACGAAACTCTGATGAAGGTATCCACGCAGATCGTCGAGCACCAACGGGGTTTTCTCGACTACGGCGAAGAGGCCATGAAACCGCTGGTGCTGCATGACATCGCCGAGGCGGTCGGTATGCACGAGTCGACCATCTCACGGGTCACCACCCAGAAATACATGCACACTCCGCGCGGCATCTACGAGCTGAAATACTTCTTCTCCAGCCACGTCAGCACCGCCGAAGGCGGTGAGTGCTCGTCCACGGCCATCCGCGCCATCATCAAGAAACTGATCGCCGCGGAAAATCCGAAAAAGCCATTGAGCGACAGCAAGATCGCTGGTTTACTGGAAGAGCAGGGCATACAGGTGGCTCGCCGTACAGTCGCCAAATACCGGGAATCGCTCAGCATCGCGCCTTCCAGCGAACGCAAGCGACTTATGTAACAGGATCGGGTCGGCCGCCGAGACGGCAGCAGCGCTCAGCGGCCACTCGAAGCAGC from Azotobacter salinestris carries:
- a CDS encoding RNA polymerase factor sigma-54, whose product is MKPSLVLKMGQQLTMTPQLQQAIRLLQLSTLDLQQEVQEALDSNPMLERQEDAEDYDSPDMLGEHGDQSTIDTASGSYQESYESVTASEDGGSLEDGDWHERIPNELPVDTVWEDIYQTSASSLPSSDEDEWDFTTRTSTGESLQSHLLWQLNLAPMSDTDRLIAVTLIDSINSDGYLEASPEEILASLDPELGIELDEVEMVLRRIQQFEPAGVAARDLSESLLLQLRQLPLDTPWLEEAQRLAKDYLDLLGNRDFTQLMRRMKLKEEELRPVIELIQSLNPRPGAQIEASEPEYVVPDVIVRKHNDRWLVELNQEAVPRLRINPHYAGFIRRADASADNTFMRNQLQEARWFIKSLQSRNETLMKVSTQIVEHQRGFLDYGEEAMKPLVLHDIAEAVGMHESTISRVTTQKYMHTPRGIYELKYFFSSHVSTAEGGECSSTAIRAIIKKLIAAENPKKPLSDSKIAGLLEEQGIQVARRTVAKYRESLSIAPSSERKRLM